One segment of Prionailurus bengalensis isolate Pbe53 chromosome X, Fcat_Pben_1.1_paternal_pri, whole genome shotgun sequence DNA contains the following:
- the LOC122477310 gene encoding histone H2A-Bbd type 1-like, with the protein MSGRRRRRHRRRRRRHAVSRSRRAELQFPVSRVERLLREGRYAPRLSASTPVFLTAVLEYLTANILELAGKEALDSHKMRITPEHVQRALGSNQHLRGLLENTTSPRVDGMPRVRKW; encoded by the coding sequence ATGTCTGGGAGGCGCCGCCGCCGGCACCGTCGCAGACGGAGGAGGCACGCGGTGTCCCGCTCCAGGAGAGCCGAGCTGCAATTCCCGGTCAGCCGCGTGGAGCGCCTGCTGCGAGAGGGTCGCTACGCCCCGCGCCTGAGCGCGTCCACCCCGGTCTTCCTGACCGCCGTTCTCGAGTACCTGACGGCCAACATCCTGGAGCTGGCGGGCAAGGAGGCTCTGGACAGCCACAAGATGCGCATCACCCCGGAGCACGTGCAGCGAGCCCTGGGCAGCAACCAGCACCTCAGGGGTCTCCTCGAGAACACCACCTCCCCTCGGGTGGATGGGATGCCCCGAGTTCGGAAGTGGTGA
- the LOC122477542 gene encoding huntingtin-interacting protein M-like, which translates to MSGKKIQVSSCQTPSHLIRSELKCPLSYVDRLLLQDQHAQGSDSSINRFRLTMLDHLTDYILEMVANEAINSNMHTVPQDDRGVGSNRQPPQNVTNVNFTLLDEMPGPRRSG; encoded by the coding sequence ATGTCggggaaaaaaatccaggtgAGCTCCTGTCAGACTCCATCCCATCTTATAAGAAGTGAGCTAAAGTGTCCTTTGAGCTACGTGGACCGCCTCCTGCTTCAGGATCAACATGCCCAAGGCTCGGATTCATCCATAAATCGTTTCCGCCTTACCATGCTTGACCACCTTACTGACTACATCCTAGAGATGGTAGCCAATGAGGCCATCAATAGCAATATGCACACCGTCCCACAAGATGATAGAGGTGTTGGCAGCAACAGACAGCCCCCCCAAAACGTGACGAATGTGAACTTCACTCTGCTTGATGAGATGCCTGGACCCAGGAGAAGTGGCTAA